In one window of Schistosoma haematobium chromosome 5, whole genome shotgun sequence DNA:
- the UBE2D2 gene encoding Ubiquitin-conjugating enzyme E2 D2 (EggNog:ENOG410V7ES~COG:O) has protein sequence MALKRISKELQDLSVDPPTQCSAGPCEDDLFVWQATIMGPADSPYEGGVFSLKILFPTDYPFKPPKISFMTKIYHPNINPNGSICLDILRGQWSPALTISKVLLSICSLLTDPNPDDPLCPDVARQYKTDRKKYDELARVWTQKYAMDP, from the exons ATGGCATTAAAACGTATATCTAAA GAGTTACAGGACTTAAGCGTAGATCCTCCAACTCAGTGTTCAGCTGGTCCTTGTGAAGATGATC TATTTGTCTGGCAAGCCACTATTATGGGACCT GCCGATAGTCCATATGAAGGTGGAGTCTTTTCCCTGAAAATACTATTTCCCACAGACTACCCTTTCAAACCCCCTAAA ATCAGTTTCATGACGAAAATATATCATCCGAATATAAATCCCAATGGTAGTATCTGCTTAGATATCCTCCGTGGACAATGGTCACCTGCTCTCACAATATCGAAAG TTCTACTCTCAATTTGCTCACTATTGACGGACCCCAATCCAGATGATCCTCTATGCCCAGATGTCGCACGTCAGTACAAAACAGATCGTAAGAAATACGATGAGTTAGCTCGAGTGTGGACACAGAAATATGCTATGGATCCTTGA